The Takifugu rubripes chromosome 3, fTakRub1.2, whole genome shotgun sequence genome contains a region encoding:
- the vwa1 gene encoding von Willebrand factor A domain-containing protein 1, whose product MLERHACLTWMLLCVLVRQASGQNHAPEGVLNCCEGDVLFLLDSSGSVSSYEHSRMLTFLSELLQPFSLGEGQVRVGLLQVGSQPRLEFGFDTHGTQSGLQESLRNTKPLRGDTKTVEALKIAKERVLRPGVPGGAREGLPRVLVWLTDGVNPGDVMGPMAELQQEGIAVLVVSTGHSNYLVMREVVTPPLENHLYFVDIDDMSIITDDLRDAIIEIIRAERINIHDISTNSATVQWRPVLSGLRGYYEVRFGPLVTQVPGGGGGAETGTSPSTGGSQYQRLVQPADSSTARLTGLKPDTTYTVTLIPESNEHSFNALTATFTTKPEVLSPSVVTVTESGATSVRLSWGPLQPQTVTSYYIEYSALPRGELRTATVHRTQNSTLLTDLQPGTTYLVTITARYASGKGKAMSVKACTEEETPALADLQLTTVGSDAVQVNWKVSEGGPSGYLLTWEGQQSSATGQRSTVYLPPDSQTTRLTNLPPSARVCVSPIYHTGRGDGLCCTANFHPDLLTYGYQS is encoded by the exons tGCTAAACTGTTGTGAGGGTGATGTCCTCTTCTTGTTGGACTCCTCGGGGAGTGTGTCTTCCTACGAGCACTCCCGCATGCTCACTTTCCTGTCGGAGCTCCTTCAACCATTCTCTCTGGGGGAGGGCCAGGTGAGAGTGGGACTCCTGCAGGTCGGCTCGCAACCGCGACTGGAGTTCGGCTTTGACACCCATGGCACCCAAAGTGGCCTTCAGGAGTCCTTGAGGAACACCAAACCCCTCAGAGGAGACACAAAAACTGTGGAAGCACTGAAGATCGCAAAGGAGCGGGTGTTGAGACCCGGAGTACCAGGTGGGGCACGAGAAGGTCTCCCGAGGGTGTTGGTGTGGTTGACGGATGGCGTGAATCCCGGCGATGTCATGGGACCCATGGCTGAGCTGCAACAGGAAGGCATTGCTGTACTGGTGGTCTCTACTGGGCATAGCAACTACCTGGTGATGAGAGAAGTAGTGACCCCACCTCTGGAAAACCACTTGTACTTTGTGGACATCGATGACATGAGCATCATCACAGACGACCTGCGAGATGCCATCATTG AAATCATCCGAGCTGAGCGAATCAACATCCACGACATCTCCACTAACTCTGCCACTGTGCAGTGGCGGCCAGTTCTGTCTGGCTTGAGAGGGTACTATGAAGTTCGCTTTGGTCCACTTGTAACCCAAGTACCAGgcggtggtggaggagctgaaactGGGACCAGTCCGAGTACTGGTGGAAGTCAGTACCAAAGACTGGTCCAGCCTGCAGATTCCAGTACAGCCAGACTAACAGGCCTGAAGCCTGATACCACCTATACTGTCACACTGATCCCAGAGTCCAATGAGCACTCCTTTAATGCACTTACGGCCACATTCACAACAAAACCAG AGGTGCTGAGCCCATCCGTGGTGACAGTCACTGAATCCGGAGCAACCAGCGTTCGCCTCAGTTGGGGCCCTCTTCAGCCGCAGACGGTCACAAGTTACTACATTGAATACTCTGCCCTGCCCAGGGGTGAGCTCCGCACCGCAACGGTACACCGGACGCAGAACTCTACACTGCTGACAGACCTCCAGCCTGGTACAACGTACCTGGTCACCATTACTGCCAGATATGCCTCAGGCAAGGGGAAAGCCATGTCTGTCAAAGCGTGCACTGAAGAAG AGACCCCTGCCCTAGCAGACCTCCAGCTAACCACAGTGGGCAGCGACGCCGTACAGGTCAACTGGAAGGTCAGCGAAGGTGGTCCCAGTGGCTACTTGCTTACCTGGGAGGGGCAGCAAAGCTCTGCCACTGGCCAGCGCTCCACGGTCTACTTGCCTCCTGATTCTCAAACAACTCGTCTGACGAACCTCCCTCCATCtgcgagagtgtgtgtttcGCCCATTTATCACACGGGGCGGGGTGACGGCCTCTGCTGCACGGCAAACTTTCATCCAG ATTTATTAACATATGGCTACCAGTCATAG